One genomic window of Vibrio parahaemolyticus includes the following:
- a CDS encoding DUF2867 domain-containing protein, with translation MSIPKHSELFDYAEGAYFADSFSREIPNNNQTALDVYLEIAKQTPAWVSFLMATRNRIVSMLGLKHLGRLQDAMSAGNVANISVGERIGIFTLHSNSDTEIVLEDSDKHLDVRVSFLLDVVGDKITVHATTVVHVHNMFGKVYMFFVAPVHKLIVPSSLKTLAQA, from the coding sequence CTTATTTCGCTGATAGCTTTTCACGCGAAATCCCTAACAATAACCAAACCGCGCTCGATGTCTATCTTGAAATCGCGAAACAAACGCCAGCGTGGGTTTCATTCTTAATGGCAACGAGAAATCGCATCGTATCAATGCTTGGTTTAAAGCACTTAGGTCGACTTCAGGATGCTATGTCAGCGGGAAATGTAGCAAACATTAGCGTTGGTGAGAGAATCGGTATTTTCACGTTACACAGCAATAGTGATACTGAAATTGTCTTAGAGGACAGTGACAAACATCTTGATGTAAGAGTGTCGTTTTTACTGGACGTAGTTGGCGATAAAATCACAGTACACGCCACTACGGTGGTGCATGTACATAACATGTTTGGCAAAGTGTACATGTTTTTTGTTGCTCCAGTTCACAAGCTCATCGTCCCTAGTTCTTTGAAAACGTTGGCACAG